GACAGCTGGCTTTGAGTATGCATTGCCTGATGGATGCAGCCACTGCTCACGCTTCTCTCTCCAGAAGTGGTCTTTTTGTCAAAGGCTACATTCTTTGTTAGGCAAGCCTTGGAAATCTTAAAATGGCAATGTTCCTTCCTTCCCTGCATTTTTTGGTTGGTCGTTCACTGCAACTAGTGGTGGCCAGCCGATTAGGCACTGCTCAATGGGAGGTACAGCAAGTTGTTCTGACCTGGGAACCACCAGTAGATGGTGCTAACACACTCACTGCAGCTTAAAGCCCCTCAATAGATAGTTTGCATAGACATCATTGTGGCCGCCATCTTTGGGTACTAGCACGTCGAGAAGGAGTGTAATCAAGAAACGTGACAGCATGACGACGGGCCCATCTTGCGTCGGAAGACAAAgtgataacagtgataaaccgGGGTAAAATAGTCACTGTCATTAAGCAAAACAGTACGCGCGTGATAATACAATGCACTGACATCATCGTGGCCGCCATGTTTGGTACTAGCGCAGTGAGAGCTGTGTCCGTAAGATCACATGAAAACTATAAGTTTATTGAGGGTCTTTACTGCAGCTCACTGCTATTGTGCTCTAGACAAATGTGTTGGGAATATATAGAGTGGAatatacagcgtgtttcagcgaacacttccaaaattttttaaaggttgcctgtggcagataagcACCATTccagtccatgagctggtctactcgaagaggcgggcattacttgcacaaaaaattgaaatgcattatcgactaattaacataattcactaattaagttttgaactaattaccttatggcccatattccaatttacaaattgctagctgtggagttcgcaaggcagatccatttggaatgaattctcaggatgacaccagtctcgaggtattcattcccgaactttgcagagaaatgcatggccgttacagttactttcttaacaaaacgtcgtttatgcattgaagcacaaaagtaactggaacaccaatgcatttctccgcaaagttcgggaattaatatctcgaaactggtgtcatcctgagaattggttccaagtggatcccgccttttgaactccacggctagaatttgtaaacttcaaTATGGGcgataaagtaattagttaaaaacgtaactagtgaatttttttaattagtcaattatgcatttcaatatttagtgtaagtaatgtcggcctcttcgagttagaccagctcatgaactagaattgtgctatctgccacaggcaaacttcaaaatttttttacagttcgctgaaacacctgggTATGTAGAATAAAAACTGAGGTAGCAATGTGTGCTATTGTGCTTTTTCATTTTGGATGACAACAGTGCAAGCAAGGCACTGGGATTCCTCAAACTGAAGTTAGTAACCCTTTCACAAAGTGCAATTTTTCTTCTCTAGAGGTCCGTCAACTTTTTTACATAATTGTTATATTTGGAACCAGGGGTAATAAAACGTGTGCTGCTCCAAGATCGAATCTGTATACTGAAAATCTGTGCACTCTTCAAAGCTTTTGAGAGTTACTTCTCCATAAGGTTAACCCTGCACTAAAGCCTTTTCCAAAAGTCACACACTTGACCAATGATACTTATTGTCTAGCGGCACCTTATGATTGAATACCTGTGAACATCGCAAATTTTTGTCATAGTGCTGGGTAACACGTGGTTAATAACAACACCAAGGACAAAATCTCACCGTGCCAACCCATAGAGTATGGGAATGAGGTACTGAAGAGGTTGTCATACTTTGTAAGTAGCTTTCTCATGATACTTGCCAAATCTGCAAATTCAAGATGCAAACACAAGGGGCAGTAAGCATTTTAGGGAATGTGTGCATGAATGGTTTTCTTAGTGCTGCTTGATGATGATAGAAACTCtgtgaaagtgtgtgtgtgtgagtgatcCAAGCATTATGCACCCCACATGCCATGGCTACAGATGTCATTTACAGCTCCTCAAAGGTAAACTTTATCAGGTTCTCTATTGCTACATATAATACAAACGATATTCAGGGGATGTACACTGCAACGATCACTTTTGGCAATAGTATCACCGTCAAGTGCGCGCTGACtgactggttgagcaaaattggatgagctgaatggctggttgagcactacgtcacgcgaaggcgatagtatcgccgcggcgatcgtcgcagaatacgtccccaggatGTATTCCTAAAATCAAATGGCACCTATTTTTAAGTGGCACATTGAGTGCCTTCTTATTTTGTTCATTATGTGAGCAGcctgaatattcgcacaccctagCGCTAGGCAGAGAGCTTAGCAAGGTAAAGCACACTCTTTGCGTGTAGGCTTCAGTGGGATATTGTGGGGAGTGTGATAAAAAATGGCACAGGAAaccaagagttttttttttttatgttattgCATGGTGGACAAGCTACACGCCTATGAATTCAAGTAATTCATCAATAGGTTTATCTCTGTTTCACAGCATGTCTGTAGTACATGTTTTTATGCTAGAGAGAACAGAGCACATATTGTAAAATTTTGGGCTGCATTCTGTGTCTTTTTCAGCTGTTCAGCCCCCACAGTTCTAGTGAGCTACAATTAAGCCTAATTTGTTTAATACAAACAAATTAAATTATAAGAGTGTATTATAAGGCAGTGTTGCAGCCTATAGTTCTGCTCACGAGTTGGAGGCAAGCACACAGCATTGCAAGAGAGCTAAAATTGAAGGTTATGTTCACACAACTGACCTTATCAGTACAGTCGGCATCAAAAGTTTACAGACTGCAAGATATTACTAAAGATTGAATTTGATTGCAGCCACTAAAACAGTACAACACTATGTTATTCACATATACTAGCACAGGCTAGAAATCAGAATACCAGGCTGTGTGCCAAGGCTGTGAAAATAGtcaattttgttttttttgtcaGATCTTGCAGTCCATAAACTTAGGTGCTGACTGTGCAGTATTTGACACCACAATTTTGTTGATAAGACCAAACCGTTTTACAACATGTCAACAAACCAAGAAGAGATGCAGATCTGCATAAGTACATAGTATATTGTTTGAAACTTGTCATGTCACCTGATTTTTCCGCAGCGTTCAGTTCATACAGCCTGGTCACATGACGTTTAGGTACAAGCATGGTCTCATATGGCCAGACAGCCCAAAATGGCACCAGAGCAACCCAGTGGTCAGACACCAAAACAATGCGTTCCTGAAGGGTGATAAGGTAACAAGAGCACACACAATGATATCAGGGCATCACATTTCACTGCAGCAAGCCTAGACAGGAGAGGCACTCacattctttttcagttcttgggACACATAGTCCACAAGAAGTGGTTTCCCTGTTTTTTCAAGGTAAGCCTTCTGGGATTTGTCCTTCAGTCTTGGTTGATTTGGCATAAATGAACTTGCCCAAATCTGCATTAGAGAAGAATGAAGTACCACGTCTATCGCCTTGATGAAAACAAGCTAGAATGTGTAAAAATGCTCATTTTGCAGCTGGCAATAAATTTTACACTGCTGTTCATGCTGTGCTTTTATAAGCCCCTTTACAGCACTTCACCCGCAAGCTTGATCAGCCACACCTAGAAATTGCAATCTACAGGTAGTCATACAGCTCAGCTCTTTGCTATGCAAGAAGAGAGATGAACTCCTGACACCGAAGTGAGGCAAATTATTGCAAAAGGAACGGGGCTTTGAAAGGAATGTTCTAAGGAACAAGAACATAACTTTTGAGTAAGAGAAGCCACCAGCAAGGCATCAGGATATTGGACAAAGTATTCGAAGTTTCACTAAGCTGAAGTGCAGGTAGCAGATGTCCCCAAATCTAAACGAGTCCATAGATTACCTGGCAGTGTGGATGAGGGTTGGAGCAGCCCATAATTTGGCCCTTGTTTTCAAAAACCTGGAAGCAGAAAGTACAACTGCAAGATTTGTTTTGTGCAAGAAATGGAACAGTGAAAGTTTTAATACAGAGGAGAATAGTTTAGCTGGAGAGAACATTAACATAAACTGAAGCTGTCATGAATTGCATGAATCCTTCCAGGTCAGCCTTTATTTGTTATTGGCCTGTGGTGTAATCTTAATGATGCTATTAGGTCGAACGTAGTCGCACCTAAGACACATTATAATTAATCAGAACAAATTTCTGAGATCAAATTATCTTGTTGCGTGATTTTTCAGAATTTAAGAGGAGTGTTGTTCTCATAAGCGAACAGTGCTACCGTGACTGTAGCATGCCATATCTCCCAATTTCCACCAAGTTGTACGTCAGGTCACACAGATAAAATAACTGTGTTCTCCTCGCTTTCCCTGCATGCATGTAGCGCACACTGGCTGAGAGGCAAGAAACTAAGATACTTCAAAGTGCAAAACCTGTATTGTGCTACGCCCACTCACCTGAACCCATGTATAAGTTTGGCCTAACTGCTCGGTCTGTAGAGCCCACTCATCGATCACCGTCTCCACTTCGGATTGACTCATCAGGGGCAGAGTCACATTAGAGCATGGATGGAAGCACATCACTCGGCAAGTGCCTCTAGCCTCGGCCATGCGGAAGAGGCCAGATTCATCAGCATTCTCTTCAGATTCTACAATGCATTTTAAACAGAAGAAAAAGAGTTGCGAACATTGAGTTCAAGTTCATTAAACAGTTTTTTGAGCCATGCCAAAGCAGGCCTTCTCTGCATGCTGTTTAACTCTACTAGAGTCATGATGGGACTTTCACTTCTGCATATTCAGCATCTGCTAAAAGCATAGAAAAAGATAAAAGAGAGTGGAAGTTCAGCTGAAGCATGCATGTCAATGTTTGCACTGTGCTGCTACATGGTTATTTTTACCTGATAGATATTAAGGATGGAATCATGCTTCAGCTTTTGAAAGTGCTGTCTAGAGTAGCATGTTATGCGGCACAGGCCCTCAGTTAGGAAGTTGTGCAGCGCGTTATATTTTGAGACTGCTGCTCTGTGGTTCCACAGATGACAGAGTGGAACAAGAACTTTCACGAAGACTAATATATGCTGCACCTGTCACTTTATTTGCAGCAAGTCATACAATTTCTGCCTGCAGATGTATGCATGCACTCAGTACAGAGTTTTGCCTTACTATTCTAACTCACATAGGGCAAAGCTGGCTTGACATTTTGAAGTAGACATGAACGCAAAAGGTACATGTCTACTAAACTGAAAAAGGAAAAGAGATGtgaacaactgaaaaaaaaaaaaaaaaatatttgtcctGCAGTGGAGTTAAATCAGGCACAAAGTATTGATGATGATAGTAATAACATACCAAGACTTGGGGCATCCTCTAGGAGAGCTGGAAAGTCATTTCTGAATGTAAAGGTAGATTGATACATCGGATTGACCTGTAAAACAGAAAGCACATGACGAAAGAGACACGTCGAAAGGAAATGCAATTAAGTGGCGGGTACATTAATTGCGTGCACGTGGTAAATATCACAGTAAATAACGAAACTTTCGTTATATCGAGACAGCAAGTAGCAAATGGTGAATACTTCGCCATTAGCTCTCATGGCTCCCGGACACAGTGGGTTGCTTGGATCCACAGCGCGTGCCGTCGACATGTCGGTAGCGTTCTCGGTTTTACCCTGCCAGGGACGAAGCGTTCTTTGCGGAGACACGAGGACCCATTCGTCCTTAAGTGGGTTGTATCGAATGTGAGGGTGCTCTGAAGTAAGAAAGCATACACGATCGTTTTCTTATCTCTGATGGAATATAAGCCGATCGTGCATATTGAGAAATAGAATGTGAGAACACAAGTTTTAAAAGACCTACTTTTGGCGACAAGCGTCATCTTCGTTTGTAGCGGCCGCTATTTGATGAGTGGTCAACTGCAAAACACAGGGGCGGCTCGCTCGCTGTATCTGCGACGAACACATGATGAGAAATCTTTATCAGCAATTGTAAGGAGGCACGTATTGATTCCACATGCTATCAGTAAGGCATTTGACGTTAGGACAAACTAAGACAGACCTGAACATTGAGTTAAAGCATAATTAATCGTTAAGTAAAAGCAAGAACACGGTGTCCACTGTTTGTACCACGACACGGTTTGTACACGCAACACGCACGCAGCCCAACGTGTTTGCCCCATCGTCTGCTATAAAAGATAAAAGAAAGCAGTATTACATAGGATATTTGGCTATCGAACTGTGTTTTTAAACTAAATATATGCAGTTTCACATTGTGAtctttcttttgtgttttttgagtgacaaaaaaaaaaaaaagaaccatgcaTTGTGCGGCTATGGTGGCTAGATAGTGCGGCTAAAAGAAGCGAAGACAGTGAGGAGTCTAGCAACATATGTCGGCCATGTTGAATTTTTCTCTTCGTTGGCGCATGTTTAGCCGGACGGCCGGAAAGTGGTACTCTTTGACAGCTTTCAGTGAATTTCACTAGTTGTGCCGTGTTACAGCGTTCATCATGGCTCCGAACATAACGGTGAAAGTGCACCCCGTAGTACTTTTCTCCATCGTTGACTCCTACGAGCGGAGAAATGACGGCGCGGAGCGCGTCATCGGCACCTTGCTCGGCTCTTATGAGAAAGGAGGCGTAGAAGTGACAAACTGCTTCTGCGTGCCCCACAACGAGTCCCAGGACGAAGTCGCGGTCGACCTGGAGTTCGCCAAGAACATGTTTGAATTGCACAAGAAAGTGAACCCCGCCGAAGTGATCGTCGGCTGGTACGCGACCGGCCCCGATGTGACCAGCCACTCGGTTCTCATCCACGACTACTACAGCCGTGAGGCTACTAGCCCCATTCACTTGACACTGGACACTCTGATGGCAGACAACAAGATTACCATCAAAGCGTACACGAGCACGCCTTTCGGAGTCCCAGGTACAGTGGGCGAATAATTCGGCCAATGTTGCGCACTGCATGCAGTCGTCGCGATGAGGTGCAGAAATCCAACCTGAGCGGTTGCCTTTTTACGAACGACGGGCATATGGCGTGGTCACTAGTGAGCTGACGGAGGACGTGTTGTTTATGCTATACTTCGTATCCATCATGTTTTCGAAACGTTAGTGGCCTTATGTACTACCACAAGAGTGAACATAAAAATGGTCGCTATGATCCCATTGCAATGTTCTGTCTGAAGTAGTGCCGCTGCTGAGTTTTTACTCGTTCTTGCTAGTTCGttagtttttttattattccaTAATTGTAGCCTAAATGAGAGTAGTTTCGTTTAATTTCACGACCTCTATGGCTGTttagtttagaaaaaaaaataataaagcttACCTTGTAACAGTAACAGCGACGTACAGTAGAGTAGAGCTAGACAATGTGGTTGTCGACtgattatttctttctttttatctctagTGGCTCTAATAGCAGGTGTTGTAAGTTAGCAGCTGAAAGCCAGGCAGCTGGTTCACCTGTGTCTAACATATGGATGAAAGACGCCCCTAACAAAGCAGAGCCCCTCCGCTTCTTCAGAACTGCTAAAGTAGCCCCTCTCAGATATCGGTGGGCAGAAACacgcgcacgaaaaaaaaaaaaaagtgtatgctCTCTTTTAAGTGTAACTGGATGTGTTGTTCACAAGATGACTTACAGCTTAATTCCGTGTCATTCAGCCATGATTTCGTGACCACTTTTGTTCAGCGTAAATAACTGCACTGAAATTAATTGAGTTGCACTGAAATTTTAATTGACTGAAAAGGTTTGCTTTATGTTTCATTGCACTGCTCttatgagtgttttttttttttttttttcatatggtaGCACCTGAATATTTGGGAACTGCAACTTATTGTGTTTCCCTGTGTTTTCGTTTGCAGGGAAGAATGTGGGCACCATGTTCACTCCATGCAAAGTGGAGGTCGTCGGCTACGAGGCTGAGATGGTGGGTCTCAAGCTGACTCAGGGCACAAAGCACAGCAAGCAGCGGAGCGTGGAGTGCGTGCCGGACTTCGACGCCGTGGGTCAGTCCTGCCGCGAGATGCGCGAGTCGCTGGAAGTGGTCATCAGTTACGTGGATGACGTGCTCACGGGTAAAACGCCGCCAGACAACCACGTGGGGCGTATGCTTCTCGACATCATCCAGAGCATCCCTCAGATGGAGAATGACAAGTTCCAGAACATGCTTAACAGCAACATGAAGGACTTGCTTATGGTTGTTTACCTTTCGCAGCTTACAAAGACCCAACTTGCGCTCAATGAGAAGCTGAGCCTGCTTTAAAACCTTGGGACAGTTGGGTTATTAATTGTGAGCAATTATATAATAAATACACGCAGAGTTGCTTGTCCCACCAGACTGGTCTCTCTCAATATCTTTTCTGAATGGAATATGGACACATATTTTCAAAGTTGTATAAACTTTACAACACGCTTCTTGCTCGTAAAAGGATTACATTTAGTAGGTGTTGCGAATGTCGATGTCCGAgggtccacgaaggtttccatgtattgtgccgtgccaggtgtgaagaggaggagatatccagggagattagaaaactgttttatatacactgtacatggtatattacaagatggg
This genomic stretch from Dermacentor silvarum isolate Dsil-2018 chromosome 2, BIME_Dsil_1.4, whole genome shotgun sequence harbors:
- the LOC119442630 gene encoding galactose-1-phosphate uridylyltransferase-like isoform X2 is translated as MYQSTFTFRNDFPALLEDAPSLESEENADESGLFRMAEARGTCRVMCFHPCSNVTLPLMSQSEVETVIDEWALQTEQLGQTYTWVQVFENKGQIMGCSNPHPHCQIWASSFMPNQPRLKDKSQKAYLEKTGKPLLVDYVSQELKKNERIVLVSDHWVALVPFWAVWPYETMLVPKRHVTRLYELNAAEKSDLASIMRKLLTKYDNLFSTSFPYSMGWHGAPTGKYLNEDVSHWQLHAIYLPPLLRSATVQKFMVGYEMLAQPQRDLTPEQAADTLRAQSEVHYTQCSS
- the LOC119442630 gene encoding galactose-1-phosphate uridylyltransferase-like isoform X1 — its product is MTLVAKKHPHIRYNPLKDEWVLVSPQRTLRPWQGKTENATDMSTARAVDPSNPLCPGAMRANGEVNPMYQSTFTFRNDFPALLEDAPSLESEENADESGLFRMAEARGTCRVMCFHPCSNVTLPLMSQSEVETVIDEWALQTEQLGQTYTWVQVFENKGQIMGCSNPHPHCQIWASSFMPNQPRLKDKSQKAYLEKTGKPLLVDYVSQELKKNERIVLVSDHWVALVPFWAVWPYETMLVPKRHVTRLYELNAAEKSDLASIMRKLLTKYDNLFSTSFPYSMGWHGAPTGKYLNEDVSHWQLHAIYLPPLLRSATVQKFMVGYEMLAQPQRDLTPEQAADTLRAQSEVHYTQCSS
- the LOC119442631 gene encoding eukaryotic translation initiation factor 3 subunit F is translated as MAPNITVKVHPVVLFSIVDSYERRNDGAERVIGTLLGSYEKGGVEVTNCFCVPHNESQDEVAVDLEFAKNMFELHKKVNPAEVIVGWYATGPDVTSHSVLIHDYYSREATSPIHLTLDTLMADNKITIKAYTSTPFGVPGKNVGTMFTPCKVEVVGYEAEMVGLKLTQGTKHSKQRSVECVPDFDAVGQSCREMRESLEVVISYVDDVLTGKTPPDNHVGRMLLDIIQSIPQMENDKFQNMLNSNMKDLLMVVYLSQLTKTQLALNEKLSLL